One window of Desulfobacca acetoxidans DSM 11109 genomic DNA carries:
- a CDS encoding trans-sulfuration enzyme family protein, whose translation MAEEKATSEWRKETLAVHAGGMKEAIFGEVSPPIFQTSTFGFTSAEEGAARFAGEQSGYIYTRMNNPTVNALEDAVAVLENGTWAVAAATGMAAISTVLLSLLSQGEGVAAGDCLYGPTRVVIQRELPRFGIRSFFVDTSNPELLEEILGTRPKLVFLETPANPTMKITDVAAAARLAHAVGALLIVDNTFATPYCQRPLELGADLVVHSLTKALNGHSDVLGGMIVGRDDGLEKKIKKFVTLTGATMDPHQGWLIWRGMRTLALRLERAQANALNLAEFLQNHPKVAWVSYPGLPNHPQYRIARRQMEGFGFMLSFGVKSGLEGGRILMNHLKLITVAVSLGGVESLIQHPASMTHASLPRQEREQVGLTDDLVRLSVGCEAIEDLRADLNQALNRIA comes from the coding sequence ATGGCCGAAGAAAAAGCGACGTCTGAATGGAGAAAAGAGACTCTAGCGGTTCATGCTGGCGGCATGAAAGAGGCCATCTTCGGAGAAGTGTCGCCTCCTATTTTTCAGACCTCCACCTTCGGCTTCACCAGCGCCGAAGAGGGAGCGGCCCGGTTTGCCGGGGAACAGTCGGGGTATATTTATACCCGGATGAACAATCCCACCGTCAATGCCCTGGAAGACGCCGTGGCGGTCTTGGAAAACGGTACCTGGGCCGTAGCTGCCGCCACCGGCATGGCGGCCATTTCTACCGTGTTACTGAGTTTATTGAGCCAGGGGGAAGGGGTAGCGGCTGGAGACTGCCTCTACGGTCCGACTCGCGTGGTCATACAACGGGAACTGCCACGATTTGGCATCCGATCGTTCTTTGTCGACACTTCGAACCCGGAGTTATTGGAGGAAATCCTGGGTACCCGACCGAAGCTGGTGTTTCTGGAGACGCCGGCCAATCCTACCATGAAAATTACCGACGTAGCCGCCGCCGCCCGCCTGGCCCATGCGGTAGGTGCCTTGCTCATAGTGGACAACACCTTTGCCACCCCGTATTGTCAGCGTCCGCTGGAGTTGGGGGCGGACCTGGTGGTGCATAGTCTGACCAAGGCCTTAAACGGCCACAGCGATGTCCTGGGGGGTATGATTGTGGGCCGGGATGATGGCCTAGAGAAGAAGATAAAAAAATTCGTGACCCTGACCGGCGCGACAATGGATCCGCATCAGGGCTGGCTGATCTGGCGGGGGATGCGTACCTTGGCCCTGCGCCTCGAGCGGGCCCAGGCCAATGCCTTGAATCTGGCGGAATTTTTACAGAATCATCCAAAAGTTGCCTGGGTGAGTTATCCGGGTCTCCCCAATCATCCGCAGTACCGGATTGCCCGGCGGCAGATGGAGGGGTTCGGCTTTATGCTCAGTTTCGGGGTCAAAAGTGGTCTTGAGGGGGGGCGAATCCTGATGAATCACCTCAAACTGATCACTGTGGCGGTTTCTTTAGGCGGGGTCGAATCACTCATCCAACACCCGGCTTCCATGACCCACGCCAGCCTGCCCCGCCAGGAACGGGAACAGGTCGGCCTGACCGATGATTTGGTACGCCTGTCCGTGGGGTGCGAGGCCATAGAGGACCTCCGGGCCGATCTGAATCAGGCATTGAATCGGATTGCTTAG
- a CDS encoding sensor histidine kinase → MIWSLTPVLFVDIIGSLLVMTLAGLSFITARRLLRREPDNATWIFLFWLSLALMTFAISRSLGHILSHTLIMAEHPEIWGILAPFSGSLNTFTFILITSVTAFFYHFRRIYQRMSANHAELENFSRDILNLNRDLETMVMERTMAEMALGVADGIRNPICVIGGFSRLLLRRLEPDDPTREWLTSIAAETKRMEEMVAKFEALAEKRDYFFSQEDLNYVAQNTLTTLRPEFDNKLIDVQTSWWPQPLIGKINAHLLRVALSHLLRNAIEATPPGGVITVSTTVQGELAHLEIQDTGRGMPAEVVERIFTPFYTTKIGGTGLGLVFVQQIIEEHRGTIKIESEVGRGARVLIDLPQRFGPRKESDFRPSE, encoded by the coding sequence TGGCCGGCCTCAGTTTCATAACGGCGCGTCGCCTGCTGCGGCGGGAACCGGACAACGCTACCTGGATATTCTTGTTCTGGTTAAGTCTGGCCCTGATGACCTTCGCCATCTCCCGCTCCCTGGGCCACATCCTGAGCCACACCTTGATTATGGCCGAACATCCTGAAATCTGGGGAATTCTGGCACCCTTCAGCGGCTCCCTCAATACCTTTACCTTTATCCTGATCACCAGCGTTACGGCCTTCTTTTATCATTTCCGGCGCATCTATCAACGCATGTCCGCCAACCACGCAGAGCTGGAGAATTTCAGCCGTGATATTTTAAACCTCAACCGCGACCTGGAAACTATGGTGATGGAACGCACTATGGCGGAAATGGCCCTGGGCGTGGCGGATGGCATCCGCAACCCCATCTGCGTCATCGGGGGCTTCAGCCGCCTGCTTCTACGCCGGTTGGAACCTGATGACCCGACGCGCGAGTGGCTGACGAGCATAGCTGCAGAAACCAAACGCATGGAAGAAATGGTGGCCAAATTCGAGGCCCTGGCAGAAAAACGGGATTATTTCTTCAGTCAGGAGGACCTCAATTACGTGGCGCAGAACACCCTCACGACCCTCAGACCGGAATTCGACAACAAGTTGATTGATGTTCAGACCTCCTGGTGGCCTCAGCCGCTTATCGGCAAGATCAATGCCCATCTCTTGCGGGTGGCCCTATCGCATCTGCTGCGCAATGCCATTGAAGCCACCCCTCCCGGCGGCGTCATCACAGTGTCCACCACCGTACAGGGTGAGCTGGCCCATCTGGAAATCCAAGATACCGGCCGGGGAATGCCGGCCGAAGTGGTAGAGAGAATTTTCACCCCCTTCTACACCACCAAAATCGGCGGTACCGGTCTGGGTCTGGTCTTTGTCCAACAGATCATCGAAGAACACCGGGGGACGATTAAAATTGAAAGCGAAGTTGGCCGCGGCGCCCGAGTGCTGATCGATTTGCCGCAACGGTTTGGCCCCCGGAAAGAGTCGGATTTTCGCCCCTCAGAGTGA